The following coding sequences are from one Aliarcobacter skirrowii CCUG 10374 window:
- a CDS encoding heat shock protein transcriptional repressor HspR: MEKNSYVEPIFLISAVAEILNIHPQTLRQYEREGLIKPSRTNGKIRLYSQKDINHIKYVLTLTRDLGVNLAGVDIILQKDSIIQSLENEIEDLKSRFLKKSSNSVVPDKKALVVQKSSLEVVIVKK, from the coding sequence ATGGAAAAAAACAGCTATGTAGAGCCTATTTTTTTAATCTCAGCAGTTGCTGAGATTTTAAATATTCATCCTCAAACTCTAAGACAATATGAGAGAGAAGGACTTATTAAACCATCAAGAACAAATGGAAAAATAAGGCTTTACTCTCAAAAAGATATAAACCATATAAAATATGTTTTAACTTTAACTAGAGATTTAGGGGTAAATTTAGCTGGTGTTGATATTATCTTACAAAAAGATAGTATTATTCAATCTCTTGAGAATGAAATTGAAGATTTAAAAAGTAGATTCTTGAAGAAAAGTAGCAACTCTGTTGTTCCTGACAAAAAAGCTTTAGTTGTTCAAAAAAGCTCTTTGGAAGTTGTGATTGTAAAAAAGTAG
- the dbpA gene encoding ATP-dependent RNA helicase DbpA — MKFNELNIDKDLVENLESLNLINLTQIQEKSLKYSLDGKDLIARAKTGSGKTLSFSLPIIKKLNPKKFRVQSLILAPTRELASQIATNLRQYLRHIPNIKILTLCGGVPYKPQVLSLSHEAHIIVGTAGRVLKHIEEANLKLEDINSFVLDEADKMLDMGFYDDISKIASMLPKNRQTMLFSATYEENIKKLAKNILNKPEFVEVENEEKNHILQVFYETNNKDDLIEKLIKKYEAKSTIIFCNQKITCEDLADSLFNRDLDVLTLHSDLDQKQRDETIAIFSNKSYPILIASDVASRGIDISDIDLVINYDVALNSKIHTHRVGRTARAGKGGVAITFYNQTEMSRVLEIKDEFGDILFEDESDITYNSSFKIDSEFRTIYINGGKKQKLRKGDILGSLTAGIGLSKDDVGVIDVLPTCTYVAIKKDKLYFVMENLNKTKIKGSFYNIYEK, encoded by the coding sequence ATGAAGTTTAATGAACTAAATATAGATAAAGATTTAGTAGAAAATTTAGAGAGTTTAAACTTAATAAATCTAACACAAATTCAAGAAAAGAGTTTAAAATATAGTTTAGATGGTAAAGATTTAATAGCACGAGCAAAAACAGGTTCTGGAAAAACTCTTAGTTTTTCACTTCCAATAATAAAAAAATTAAATCCAAAAAAATTTAGAGTTCAATCTTTGATTTTAGCTCCAACAAGAGAGTTAGCATCGCAAATAGCTACAAATTTAAGACAATATTTAAGACATATTCCAAATATAAAGATTTTAACTTTATGTGGTGGAGTTCCATATAAACCTCAGGTTTTATCGCTTAGTCATGAGGCTCATATTATTGTAGGAACAGCTGGAAGAGTTTTAAAACATATAGAAGAGGCAAATTTAAAGCTTGAAGATATAAATAGTTTTGTTTTAGATGAAGCTGATAAAATGCTTGATATGGGGTTTTATGATGATATTTCAAAAATAGCTTCAATGCTTCCAAAAAATAGACAAACTATGCTTTTTAGTGCAACTTATGAAGAGAATATTAAAAAATTAGCAAAAAATATTTTAAATAAACCAGAGTTTGTAGAGGTTGAAAATGAAGAGAAAAATCATATTCTACAAGTTTTTTATGAGACAAATAACAAAGATGATTTAATTGAAAAATTAATCAAAAAATATGAGGCAAAAAGCACAATAATATTTTGTAATCAAAAGATTACTTGTGAAGATTTAGCAGATAGCTTATTTAATAGAGATTTAGATGTATTAACTTTACATAGTGATTTGGATCAAAAACAAAGAGATGAAACAATTGCTATTTTTTCAAATAAGAGTTATCCAATTTTAATTGCAAGTGATGTTGCAAGTAGGGGAATTGATATTTCAGATATTGATTTAGTTATAAATTATGATGTAGCACTAAATAGTAAAATTCACACTCACAGAGTTGGAAGAACAGCAAGAGCTGGTAAAGGTGGAGTTGCTATTACTTTTTATAATCAAACTGAAATGAGTAGAGTTTTAGAGATTAAAGATGAGTTTGGTGATATTTTATTTGAAGATGAGAGTGATATAACATATAATAGTAGTTTTAAAATAGATAGTGAATTTAGAACAATTTATATAAATGGTGGAAAAAAACAGAAACTTAGAAAAGGTGATATTTTAGGAAGTTTAACAGCTGGAATTGGTTTAAGTAAAGATGATGTTGGAGTTATTGATGTACTTCCTACTTGTACTTATGTAGCTATAAAAAAAGATAAATTATATTTTGTTATGGAAAATTTAAATAAGACAAAAATTAAAGGGAGTTTCTATAATATTTATGAAAAATAG
- a CDS encoding sensor domain-containing diguanylate cyclase codes for MLANRIFIKTFTIFLIPLIIALILNINLFYNSSTTIENIVSIILFIFIFILFVYSFLVLKNMGSKQEKRFLDAHKHQNIYKTLNLLNKMLPKLDKKNMAFSQICEILSKNKNISFNFIYDIDKKELISQKTVQKEYLENRATKKDFVSETLVSQIIKSGESLVVNILKDEKKSIFYGKTDEFKLNSLLAIPIKKFDKTVGVLVIYSHFQDFFDEDIKNIFEKLVLDITALLEKLELKEQKRRQEEELKLTSYAFEESFVPMIITDKRNNIIKANHAFLKIMGYERADILGKNPRIFKTAHQDFTSAKRLWDNLLSKGYWSGEVYNRKANGEIIALKGTITVVKNSEGQITNFIGQYMDISEQKDKEKVLQYQATHDNLTGLPNRLLLTDRIEHAITRTLRHKIYGGLIFIDLDNFKEVNDTLGHDIGDILLITVAHKIKECVRDEDTVARIGGDEFIVLIDNVGNNSDDARKNINFIAQKIKDSLNSITHIEGHINVSTPSIGITLFHDASVSVQDIIKQADTAMYSAKKQGKNSIEFF; via the coding sequence ATGCTTGCAAATAGAATTTTTATAAAAACTTTTACAATATTTTTAATACCATTAATTATTGCTCTAATATTAAATATAAATCTATTTTATAATAGTTCAACTACTATAGAAAATATCGTATCTATAATATTATTTATATTTATCTTTATTCTTTTTGTATACTCTTTTTTAGTTTTAAAAAATATGGGTTCAAAACAAGAGAAGAGATTTTTAGATGCACATAAGCATCAAAATATATATAAAACATTAAATTTGCTAAATAAAATGTTGCCAAAACTTGATAAAAAAAATATGGCATTTTCACAAATTTGTGAGATTTTATCAAAAAATAAAAATATATCTTTTAATTTTATATATGATATTGATAAAAAAGAGTTGATCTCTCAAAAAACAGTTCAAAAAGAGTATTTAGAAAATAGAGCTACAAAAAAAGATTTTGTAAGTGAAACTTTGGTCTCTCAAATTATAAAAAGTGGTGAGAGTTTAGTTGTAAATATTCTAAAAGATGAGAAAAAATCTATTTTTTATGGAAAAACAGATGAGTTTAAATTAAACTCACTTTTAGCAATTCCTATAAAAAAATTTGATAAAACGGTTGGAGTTTTGGTTATTTACTCTCATTTTCAAGACTTTTTTGATGAAGATATTAAAAATATTTTTGAAAAATTGGTTTTGGATATAACAGCACTTTTAGAAAAACTTGAATTAAAAGAGCAAAAAAGAAGACAAGAAGAGGAGTTAAAACTTACTTCATATGCCTTTGAAGAGTCTTTTGTACCTATGATAATAACTGATAAAAGAAACAATATCATAAAAGCAAATCATGCGTTTTTAAAAATAATGGGTTATGAAAGAGCCGATATATTAGGAAAAAATCCAAGAATTTTTAAAACAGCACACCAAGATTTTACATCTGCAAAAAGATTATGGGATAATCTTTTGTCAAAAGGTTACTGGAGTGGAGAGGTTTATAATAGAAAGGCAAATGGTGAGATAATTGCTTTAAAAGGTACAATTACAGTTGTAAAAAATAGTGAAGGACAAATCACAAACTTTATTGGTCAATATATGGATATTAGTGAACAAAAAGATAAAGAGAAAGTTTTACAATATCAAGCAACTCACGATAATCTAACAGGTCTTCCAAATAGACTTTTATTAACAGATAGAATAGAACATGCAATTACAAGAACTTTAAGACATAAAATTTATGGTGGACTTATTTTTATAGATTTGGATAATTTCAAAGAGGTAAATGATACTTTAGGTCATGATATAGGAGATATTCTTTTAATAACTGTTGCTCACAAAATTAAAGAGTGTGTAAGAGATGAAGATACAGTTGCTAGAATTGGTGGAGATGAGTTTATAGTTTTGATTGATAATGTTGGAAATAATAGTGATGATGCTAGAAAAAATATAAACTTTATAGCTCAAAAAATAAAAGACTCTTTAAATAGTATAACTCATATTGAAGGTCATATTAATGTTTCAACTCCAAGTATTGGAATAACTTTGTTTCATGACGCAAGTGTAAGTGTTCAAGATATTATAAAACAAGCAGATACGGCTATGTATAGTGCTAAAAAACAGGGTAAAAACTCAATTGAGTTTTTCTAA
- a CDS encoding cation diffusion facilitator family transporter has translation MNIKISPQKKATIVSSTVAAILTLLKLIIGIFSGSVAVLASAVDSILDMFVSIFNYFAVLNSEKPADKNFNYGRGKIEAFALVIEGVIITLSGIFLLYHAVKKAILGETSQYLDISIYVMILSLIITIGLVTYLNYVSKKTQSMIIKADALHYKTDVLSNIAVLASLVLVSITEYEIFDVIFGALISFYIIYSAFEIIKKGTLVLLDKSLDKEIVSQIEEVIKNSPQVNSYHLLKTREASNQFFVDVHIVFNCLITLMEAHKISHEIEDEIKRIDEKREWIVSIHLEPYDDFLTNDLNNNCNI, from the coding sequence ATGAATATTAAAATTTCACCTCAAAAAAAAGCAACAATAGTATCCTCTACTGTTGCTGCAATATTAACTCTACTTAAGCTAATAATTGGAATATTTAGTGGCTCTGTTGCAGTTTTAGCATCTGCTGTTGACTCTATTTTAGATATGTTTGTATCTATATTTAACTATTTTGCTGTTTTAAATTCAGAAAAACCAGCTGATAAAAATTTTAATTATGGAAGAGGTAAAATAGAGGCATTTGCTTTGGTAATTGAAGGAGTTATAATAACTCTTTCTGGGATTTTTCTTCTATATCATGCAGTAAAAAAGGCTATTTTAGGAGAGACTTCTCAATATTTAGATATTTCAATTTATGTTATGATTCTATCTTTAATTATAACAATAGGTTTGGTTACTTATTTAAATTATGTTTCAAAAAAGACTCAATCTATGATTATAAAAGCTGATGCTTTACACTATAAAACTGATGTTTTAAGCAATATTGCTGTTTTAGCATCTCTTGTTTTAGTATCTATTACAGAGTATGAGATTTTTGATGTTATTTTTGGAGCATTAATCTCATTTTATATTATATACTCAGCTTTTGAAATAATCAAAAAAGGAACTTTGGTTTTATTAGATAAATCACTTGACAAAGAGATTGTCTCTCAAATAGAGGAAGTTATAAAAAATAGCCCTCAAGTAAATTCATACCATCTTTTAAAAACAAGAGAGGCTTCTAATCAATTTTTTGTTGATGTTCATATAGTTTTTAACTGCTTGATTACACTAATGGAAGCCCATAAAATAAGTCATGAAATAGAAGATGAGATAAAAAGAATAGATGAGAAAAGAGAGTGGATTGTAAGTATTCATTTAGAACCTTACGATGACTTTTTAACAAATGATTTAAATAATAACTGTAATATTTAA
- the htpG gene encoding molecular chaperone HtpG encodes MAKHQFQTEVGQLLHLMTHSLYSNKEIFIRELVSNASDAIDKLNYLRLTDENLKESFASWKGEINISFDEKDKSLTIVDNGIGMNEDDMINSIGTIAKSGTKSFVEALTGDAKKDSNLIGQFGVGFYSVFMVAEKVDVISKKAGEETAYKWSSTGTGEFDLSACTKETNGTVIYIKLKDDEVSEFASKYRIKNIVEKYSNHIAYPIFLNYDEEVTQTLSDEDKKAGKEAVKTIERKHEQINAATALWTQAKAKLKQEDYNSFYKSISQDSNDPLVTIHTKTEGVNEYTTLFYIPKNAPMDMYRADYQSGIKLYVKRVFITDDDRELLPTYLRFVRGIIDSEDLPLNVSREILQENRILANIKQSSVKKILSEIKKLSKDEEKYSQFISQYNRALKEGVYQDYTNKESILELLRYKSTNDEKKLTSLEDYKQRANSEQKAIYYIVGDNEKVLRNSPLIESYKKNGIEVLILDDKEIDEIVTPTIGAFKEWQFKDVTTCEAPKSQISEEEKKEQDEKYKDIVVKIKEKLKDEVKDVKLTSRLDSFASCITKDEQDAQMAAMAHMFKAMGQDVPEIKPILEINPNHEIVQKLNLTKDEELIEDIAWILLDLGKISEGMDISDRVAFTQRLTKITAKSL; translated from the coding sequence ATGGCAAAACATCAATTTCAAACAGAAGTAGGGCAACTACTTCACTTAATGACACACTCTTTATACTCAAATAAAGAGATTTTTATAAGAGAGCTTGTATCAAATGCTAGCGATGCTATTGATAAATTAAACTATCTAAGACTTACAGATGAGAATTTAAAGGAGAGTTTTGCTTCTTGGAAAGGTGAGATTAATATCTCTTTTGATGAGAAAGATAAATCTTTAACTATAGTTGACAATGGTATTGGTATGAATGAAGATGATATGATAAACTCTATTGGTACTATTGCAAAGAGTGGGACTAAATCTTTTGTTGAAGCACTAACAGGTGATGCAAAAAAAGATTCAAACTTAATTGGTCAATTTGGAGTTGGATTTTACTCTGTATTTATGGTTGCAGAAAAAGTAGATGTAATCTCTAAAAAAGCTGGTGAAGAGACTGCTTATAAATGGTCATCAACTGGAACTGGAGAGTTTGATTTATCTGCTTGTACAAAAGAGACAAATGGAACAGTTATCTATATCAAATTAAAAGATGATGAGGTAAGTGAGTTTGCAAGTAAATATAGAATTAAAAATATAGTTGAAAAATATTCAAACCATATTGCTTATCCAATTTTCTTAAACTATGACGAAGAAGTGACGCAAACTTTAAGTGATGAGGATAAAAAAGCTGGAAAAGAAGCTGTTAAAACTATTGAGAGAAAACATGAACAAATAAATGCAGCAACAGCACTTTGGACTCAAGCAAAAGCTAAATTAAAACAAGAAGATTATAATAGTTTTTATAAATCAATATCTCAAGACTCAAATGATCCATTAGTTACAATTCACACAAAAACAGAGGGTGTAAATGAGTACACAACTCTATTTTACATTCCAAAAAATGCACCAATGGATATGTATAGAGCAGATTATCAAAGTGGAATTAAACTTTATGTAAAAAGAGTATTTATAACAGATGATGATAGAGAATTATTACCAACTTACTTAAGATTTGTAAGAGGAATTATTGATAGTGAAGATTTACCACTAAATGTTAGCCGTGAGATTTTACAAGAGAATAGAATCCTAGCAAATATCAAACAAAGTAGCGTTAAAAAGATTTTAAGTGAGATTAAAAAATTATCAAAAGATGAGGAGAAATACTCACAATTTATCTCTCAATATAATCGTGCATTAAAAGAGGGAGTTTATCAAGATTATACAAACAAAGAGTCTATTTTAGAGCTTTTAAGATATAAATCTACAAATGATGAGAAAAAATTAACTTCATTAGAAGATTATAAACAAAGAGCAAATAGTGAACAAAAAGCTATTTACTATATTGTTGGAGATAATGAAAAAGTTTTAAGAAACTCTCCTTTAATCGAAAGCTACAAAAAAAATGGAATTGAAGTTTTAATCTTAGATGATAAAGAGATAGATGAGATCGTAACTCCAACAATTGGTGCATTTAAAGAGTGGCAATTTAAAGATGTTACAACTTGTGAAGCTCCAAAATCACAAATTAGTGAAGAGGAGAAAAAAGAGCAAGATGAGAAATATAAAGATATAGTTGTAAAAATCAAAGAGAAACTAAAAGATGAGGTAAAAGATGTAAAACTTACTTCAAGACTTGATAGTTTTGCCTCTTGTATTACAAAAGATGAGCAAGATGCACAAATGGCTGCTATGGCTCATATGTTTAAAGCAATGGGACAAGATGTTCCAGAGATTAAACCAATTTTAGAGATAAATCCAAATCATGAGATAGTTCAAAAACTAAATCTTACAAAAGATGAAGAGCTTATTGAAGATATTGCTTGGATTTTACTAGATTTAGGAAAAATTAGTGAAGGAATGGATATAAGCGATAGAGTTGCATTTACTCAAAGACTTACAAAAATAACTGCAAAATCTCTATAA
- a CDS encoding DedA family protein, translating to MEQFIQDWGYIALFLYSFGGGFLALVIAAAFSFDGTLNIYVTIAVAAFSNIIGSQFLFFMAKKNKIFAQDMMNNHKRKVAFVQLLFRKYGSLIIIIQKYIYGIKTLVPLVMGISDYNAYKFTILNIIASILWAVVIGYISYFAGSVLLAYADNIKYIGLITVVVVLGILIMSFRPKKRRKSRKNEV from the coding sequence ATGGAACAGTTTATCCAAGATTGGGGCTATATAGCTCTTTTTTTATACTCATTTGGTGGTGGTTTTTTAGCATTAGTTATAGCTGCTGCTTTCTCATTTGATGGTACTTTAAATATATATGTAACAATTGCAGTTGCTGCTTTTTCAAATATTATTGGTAGTCAATTTCTATTTTTTATGGCAAAAAAGAATAAAATATTTGCCCAAGATATGATGAATAATCACAAAAGAAAAGTTGCATTTGTTCAACTACTTTTTAGAAAATATGGTTCACTTATAATAATTATTCAAAAATATATTTATGGAATTAAAACTTTAGTTCCTTTAGTTATGGGAATTTCTGATTACAATGCTTATAAATTTACAATTTTAAATATTATAGCTTCTATTTTATGGGCTGTTGTTATTGGTTATATTAGTTATTTTGCTGGGTCTGTTTTACTTGCTTATGCTGATAATATTAAATATATAGGTTTAATCACAGTTGTAGTTGTATTAGGTATTTTAATAATGAGTTTTAGACCAAAAAAGAGAAGAAAGAGTAGAAAAAATGAAGTTTAA
- a CDS encoding DnaJ C-terminal domain-containing protein translates to MAKSLYETLEVSENATAEEIKKAYRKLARKYHPDVNKDPKAEDKFKEINAAYEVLSDPQKKQQYDQYGDSMFGGQNFSDFARSQGGGVDLDEILRQMFGAGGFGRSGFSNSGFGGFGFDEPDLDTQAQVTIPFDVAVLGGKQHISLSNDSFDIKIPEGIENGQKIRAKGKGKSYQGRRGDLILKINIAPSNEYERDGDTLTKYFDVPLKTALFGGKVEIKTIHKDITLKVPQNTKQNQKFRVKELGVLNKKTNQKGDLYLKANIILPKIEDLDPKFAQILEENLPNN, encoded by the coding sequence ATGGCAAAAAGTTTATATGAAACACTTGAAGTTAGCGAAAATGCAACTGCTGAAGAGATTAAAAAAGCTTATAGAAAATTAGCAAGAAAATATCATCCTGATGTAAATAAAGACCCAAAAGCTGAGGATAAATTTAAAGAGATAAATGCAGCTTATGAGGTTTTAAGCGATCCACAGAAAAAACAACAGTATGACCAATATGGTGACTCTATGTTTGGTGGGCAAAATTTTAGTGATTTTGCAAGAAGCCAAGGTGGTGGAGTTGATTTAGATGAGATTTTAAGACAGATGTTTGGAGCTGGTGGATTTGGAAGATCAGGATTTTCAAACTCTGGTTTTGGTGGATTTGGTTTTGATGAGCCCGATTTAGATACTCAAGCTCAAGTTACAATCCCTTTTGATGTTGCAGTTTTAGGTGGGAAACAGCATATTAGTTTATCAAATGACTCTTTTGATATTAAAATTCCAGAAGGAATAGAAAATGGTCAAAAAATTAGAGCAAAAGGAAAAGGAAAATCGTATCAAGGAAGAAGAGGTGATTTGATTTTAAAAATAAATATAGCACCTAGTAATGAGTATGAAAGAGATGGTGATACATTAACAAAATATTTTGATGTTCCATTAAAAACAGCACTTTTTGGTGGAAAAGTTGAGATAAAAACAATCCACAAAGATATAACTCTAAAAGTTCCACAAAACACAAAACAGAATCAAAAATTTAGAGTAAAAGAGCTTGGAGTTTTAAATAAAAAGACAAATCAAAAGGGTGATTTATACCTTAAAGCAAATATTATTTTACCAAAGATAGAGGATTTAGATCCAAAATTTGCTCAAATATTAGAAGAGAATCTACCAAATAACTAA
- a CDS encoding FAD-dependent oxidoreductase, whose product MKKYDYIIIGAGIAGCSLSYFLKKESKSVLLIDKNKDVAFGASGAAGAFLSPLLGKSNNFKTLVTEALKFSIDIYKKEFNQFLDNCGTCRIPKNRDEDNKFQSYIPFMDFEFEKFEDGYFFKVGSTIKPYEICKALSSDVEKLFDYEVLKIEQKDDFWIINNEIKANKLFLATGADISLISEPYFDIRAVWGQKIDVKTSTKVDINYHKECSLSKSHNGIVSIGATHNRFSEDMSDSSYNLKLKNINLIDHNEKTLQIMKNDTKELLEKANSIKKLEDIELLDVKIGARASSVDYFAMVGLLVDSKKSFEKYPHIKNGTHIKNENLEVIKNLYTLNGVGGRGFVLSLYLAHNLVENILRDKKLDENITNYRLFSRWAKRQKA is encoded by the coding sequence ATGAAAAAATATGATTATATAATTATTGGTGCTGGAATTGCTGGTTGCTCTTTGAGTTATTTTTTAAAAAAAGAGTCAAAAAGTGTTCTTTTAATTGATAAAAACAAAGATGTAGCTTTTGGAGCAAGTGGAGCTGCTGGAGCATTTTTATCGCCACTTTTAGGAAAAAGTAATAACTTTAAAACTTTGGTTACAGAAGCTTTAAAATTTTCAATAGATATTTATAAAAAAGAGTTTAATCAATTTTTAGATAATTGTGGAACTTGTAGGATTCCAAAAAACAGAGATGAAGATAATAAGTTTCAAAGCTATATTCCATTTATGGATTTTGAGTTTGAAAAGTTTGAAGATGGATATTTTTTTAAAGTTGGAAGTACAATAAAACCATATGAGATTTGTAAAGCTTTGAGTAGTGATGTAGAGAAGCTTTTTGATTATGAAGTTTTAAAAATTGAACAAAAAGATGATTTTTGGATAATAAATAATGAGATAAAAGCAAATAAACTATTTTTAGCAACAGGTGCTGATATTTCACTAATTTCTGAGCCATATTTTGATATAAGAGCCGTTTGGGGACAAAAGATTGATGTAAAAACTTCTACAAAAGTTGATATAAACTATCATAAAGAGTGCTCTTTATCAAAAAGTCATAACGGCATAGTTTCAATTGGTGCAACACACAATAGATTTAGTGAAGATATGAGTGATAGTTCATATAATTTAAAACTAAAAAATATAAATCTAATAGATCATAATGAAAAGACATTACAAATTATGAAAAATGATACAAAAGAGCTTTTAGAAAAAGCAAATAGTATTAAAAAACTTGAAGATATTGAGCTTTTAGATGTTAAAATAGGTGCTCGTGCTTCTAGTGTTGATTATTTTGCCATGGTAGGATTGCTAGTTGATTCTAAAAAGAGTTTTGAAAAATATCCTCACATAAAAAATGGAACGCATATAAAAAATGAGAATTTGGAAGTAATTAAAAATCTATATACTCTAAATGGTGTTGGTGGAAGAGGATTTGTATTATCTTTATATTTAGCACACAATTTAGTTGAAAATATTTTAAGAGATAAAAAATTAGATGAAAATATTACAAATTATAGGCTATTTTCAAGATGGGCTAAAAGACAAAAGGCTTAA
- the ciaB gene encoding invasion protein CiaB, translating to MTKQNFIDDLQKIYDYLDKEKEKTNELLKFLENKKFDKLLIIDDFAKSLDLKMSDDLRFALVTRLVNLRDDSLVQVLKKLEKSEEEIIKIQEKAYQFVKKYWHEKHKNLIDFIVQNKLLTPFYREIFIGVYNVGLAMSSWQSSWTAHIINKINKELNAKFEGNEEKIMKYLEDENLLDLGHGGIIADRCYSALVKENETYSSKAYIKAFKKEVTQVVDSLEEFVDKLIELEDEIYNQKWDYIRYIQSLIVAFSEDKTDELVNKWADVDRAWMKITTPIQIGHPLEYYEDHFRKAVALEWDIRVTNPKFAQNDHRVNKIKSSFTKIFSSFEANESYKKIFDFSFKSLDKVQLYVGRPALFFGAELNGLFSAQVVPNDEVVSKELGKKIFAFSDEILQSSRAKPFLKLSREIFGQEFLRKDREFLFNQTQSWHSVYDISTIGHEYGHILWCDEESESLMNKTGNYKNIEEFKATTGGLISFFLDVSTDELHLKEQVLIDLIKRSVGLISWMEVDEVQPYYCEGLIHLAGLFESGVLSWSDENKKLDINMSEVNYQNLKMWYIENYTKLAKHYLDKLDATIFLNLYATKDGKYFMPNDKNINAFVKYYFKRYQEIGQEIDTEDKKSNYIK from the coding sequence ATGACAAAACAAAATTTTATAGATGATTTACAAAAAATTTATGACTATTTAGACAAAGAAAAAGAAAAAACAAATGAGTTGCTAAAATTTTTAGAAAATAAAAAGTTTGATAAACTCTTGATAATCGATGATTTTGCAAAGAGTTTAGATTTGAAAATGAGTGATGATTTAAGATTTGCACTTGTTACACGACTTGTAAATTTAAGAGATGATAGTTTAGTTCAAGTTTTGAAAAAACTTGAAAAGAGTGAAGAAGAGATTATTAAAATTCAAGAAAAAGCATATCAATTTGTAAAAAAATATTGGCACGAAAAACATAAAAACTTAATAGATTTTATAGTTCAAAATAAGCTTTTAACTCCTTTTTATAGAGAAATTTTTATTGGAGTTTACAATGTTGGTCTTGCTATGTCATCTTGGCAAAGCTCTTGGACAGCACACATAATAAATAAAATAAACAAAGAACTAAATGCTAAATTTGAAGGCAACGAAGAAAAAATTATGAAATATCTTGAAGATGAAAATCTTCTTGATTTAGGACATGGTGGAATTATTGCAGATAGATGTTATTCAGCACTTGTAAAAGAGAATGAAACTTATAGTTCAAAAGCATATATAAAAGCTTTCAAAAAAGAGGTTACACAAGTTGTAGATTCTCTTGAAGAGTTTGTAGATAAATTAATCGAGCTTGAAGACGAAATTTATAATCAAAAATGGGATTATATAAGATATATTCAAAGTTTAATTGTAGCATTTAGTGAAGATAAAACAGATGAGCTTGTAAATAAATGGGCAGATGTTGATAGAGCTTGGATGAAGATAACTACACCTATTCAAATAGGACATCCACTTGAATACTATGAAGACCACTTTAGAAAAGCAGTTGCACTAGAGTGGGATATTAGAGTTACAAATCCAAAATTTGCACAAAATGACCATAGAGTAAATAAGATAAAATCATCATTTACAAAAATATTTAGTAGTTTTGAAGCAAACGAAAGCTACAAAAAAATCTTTGATTTTAGCTTCAAATCACTTGATAAAGTACAACTTTATGTTGGAAGACCAGCTCTGTTTTTTGGAGCTGAGTTAAATGGTCTTTTTTCAGCACAAGTTGTTCCAAATGATGAAGTTGTTTCAAAAGAGCTTGGTAAAAAGATATTTGCATTTTCTGATGAGATTTTACAAAGTAGCAGAGCTAAACCATTTTTAAAACTAAGCCGTGAAATATTTGGGCAAGAGTTTTTAAGAAAAGATAGAGAGTTTTTATTTAATCAAACACAATCTTGGCATAGTGTTTACGATATTAGCACTATTGGGCATGAATATGGACACATTTTATGGTGCGATGAAGAGAGTGAATCTTTAATGAATAAAACAGGAAACTACAAAAATATTGAAGAGTTTAAAGCAACAACAGGTGGATTAATCTCTTTTTTCCTTGATGTCTCAACAGATGAGCTACACTTAAAAGAGCAAGTTTTAATAGATTTAATAAAAAGAAGTGTAGGACTTATATCTTGGATGGAGGTTGATGAAGTTCAACCCTACTATTGTGAAGGTTTAATTCATCTTGCAGGACTTTTTGAAAGTGGTGTTTTATCTTGGAGTGATGAGAATAAAAAATTAGATATAAATATGAGTGAAGTGAACTATCAAAATCTTAAAATGTGGTATATTGAAAACTATACAAAACTAGCAAAACACTATTTAGATAAACTTGATGCTACAATATTTTTAAACCTATATGCAACAAAAGATGGAAAATATTTTATGCCAAATGATAAAAATATAAACGCTTTTGTTAAATATTATTTTAAAAGATACCAAGAGATAGGTCAAGAAATAGATACAGAGGATAAAAAAAGCAACTATATAAAATAG